One genomic region from Rhizobium rosettiformans encodes:
- a CDS encoding xanthine dehydrogenase family protein molybdopterin-binding subunit translates to MTIAKPALRIEDRRFLTGQGRYVNDIALPRQCHAAMVLSPHAHADIVSIDTSAAEAMPGVLAVLTGDDVEADGLGSVPPFFMPELWGGPPGHATMRPLLVKDRVRFVGERIAMVIAETADQARSAADAVLVDYAERPAVVDAEAALEPDAPVLWEDCPTGNRSVTLKFGDVEQTAKAFDAAHTVVSRRFASPRVAPFSLEPRGCIGDYDAGEDHYTLHTSSQDPHGFRRILASIVLHVPESSLRVISPDVGGGFGLKAHMHPEDGLVLWASRRVGRPVKWIATRSEAMLTDTQGRGQTAHAEMALDEAGHILGLRVRAYHNLGAYFWGTATPPLFFSMQLLPGTYVIPVVDLETNAVFTNIAPLSVYRGAGRPEAAFVIERLMDEAASTLGLDPREIRTRNYVSPERMPYVNGAGLTYDSGDFPRLAQECAQLADWDGFAARRAASEKAGRLRGRSITSYIEVAGVMNERMEIRFDPSGTLTIIAGTHSHGQGHATVFCQLVSEWLSIDVKDIRYVQGDTDKVLIGRGTFAARSSMLGGTALRKAADDLILRASKMAAVLLKAEESDIEFADGLFRTRNSNQTISLKDVARFFYLPAGPVMRFSLGLYGEGTSAGKPGAQPNFPNGCQVCEVEVTPETGEIHIDRFICVDDVGRALNPMICEGQIHGGCAQGIGQALCEEMIYDESGQLTTGSLMDYCLPRAEHMPFIQSKLVEIPSASNVLGVKGIGESGTIGTPAAVVNAILDAVRPLGVTDLQMPVTAGRLWDAIHSAASQRDEMKGKQS, encoded by the coding sequence ATGACCATCGCAAAACCCGCATTGCGGATAGAGGACCGACGCTTTTTGACAGGGCAGGGGCGGTATGTCAATGACATCGCGCTGCCGCGCCAATGCCATGCAGCGATGGTGCTGTCGCCGCATGCGCATGCCGATATCGTCTCCATCGATACGAGCGCGGCAGAGGCTATGCCCGGCGTGCTGGCGGTACTGACCGGGGACGACGTGGAGGCAGACGGGCTCGGCAGCGTCCCGCCCTTCTTCATGCCCGAACTCTGGGGTGGGCCGCCGGGCCATGCGACCATGCGCCCCTTGCTGGTGAAAGACCGGGTTCGCTTCGTCGGCGAGCGCATTGCCATGGTGATCGCCGAAACGGCGGATCAGGCCCGCTCTGCCGCCGATGCGGTGCTGGTCGATTATGCCGAACGCCCTGCGGTGGTCGATGCGGAGGCGGCGCTGGAGCCCGATGCGCCGGTTCTGTGGGAGGATTGCCCAACGGGCAACCGCTCGGTGACACTGAAATTCGGCGATGTCGAGCAGACGGCAAAGGCGTTCGACGCGGCCCATACCGTCGTCAGCCGCCGCTTCGCCAGCCCTCGCGTGGCACCGTTTTCGCTGGAGCCACGCGGCTGTATCGGTGATTACGATGCGGGCGAGGACCATTATACGCTGCATACCAGTTCGCAGGATCCGCACGGTTTTCGCCGTATCCTTGCATCGATCGTCCTCCATGTTCCGGAATCGTCCTTGCGGGTCATCTCACCCGATGTCGGCGGCGGCTTCGGGCTTAAGGCGCATATGCATCCGGAAGATGGACTGGTTCTGTGGGCATCGCGGCGAGTGGGGCGGCCGGTCAAATGGATCGCGACCCGCAGCGAAGCCATGCTGACGGATACGCAAGGACGGGGCCAGACGGCGCATGCCGAGATGGCGCTAGATGAGGCTGGCCATATCCTGGGACTTCGGGTTCGCGCCTATCACAATCTCGGCGCCTATTTCTGGGGCACTGCCACGCCGCCGCTCTTCTTTTCCATGCAACTCCTGCCGGGTACCTACGTCATTCCCGTCGTCGATCTGGAGACCAACGCCGTCTTCACCAATATCGCGCCGCTCTCTGTCTACCGTGGCGCGGGTCGGCCCGAGGCGGCCTTCGTGATCGAAAGGCTGATGGACGAGGCGGCGTCGACGCTGGGGCTCGATCCGCGTGAAATCCGGACGCGCAACTACGTGTCTCCAGAGCGGATGCCCTATGTCAACGGGGCTGGCCTAACCTATGACAGCGGGGATTTTCCACGCCTGGCCCAGGAGTGCGCGCAGCTTGCCGATTGGGACGGATTTGCCGCTCGCCGCGCCGCAAGCGAAAAAGCCGGCCGCCTGCGAGGGCGATCGATCACGTCTTACATCGAGGTGGCGGGCGTCATGAACGAGCGGATGGAGATCCGCTTCGACCCCTCCGGTACGCTGACAATCATTGCCGGCACCCATTCGCACGGGCAGGGGCACGCCACCGTTTTCTGTCAGCTGGTGTCAGAATGGCTGTCCATCGACGTGAAAGACATTCGCTATGTCCAGGGCGACACCGACAAGGTGCTGATCGGACGCGGTACTTTTGCGGCCCGCAGTTCGATGCTGGGCGGCACCGCACTGCGCAAGGCGGCGGACGATCTCATTCTCAGAGCCTCGAAAATGGCCGCCGTCCTCCTGAAAGCGGAGGAAAGCGACATCGAATTCGCCGACGGGCTGTTTCGCACGCGCAACTCCAACCAGACCATCTCACTCAAGGATGTCGCGCGGTTCTTCTACCTGCCGGCCGGTCCCGTCATGCGCTTTTCGCTGGGCCTCTACGGGGAGGGAACCTCGGCGGGCAAGCCCGGCGCGCAACCGAATTTTCCGAACGGCTGCCAGGTGTGCGAAGTCGAGGTGACGCCAGAGACGGGGGAGATCCACATCGATCGCTTCATATGTGTCGATGATGTGGGGCGAGCGCTCAACCCGATGATTTGTGAGGGGCAAATCCATGGCGGCTGCGCGCAAGGCATCGGTCAGGCGCTGTGCGAGGAAATGATTTATGACGAGAGTGGGCAGCTTACCACGGGCTCGCTGATGGACTACTGCCTGCCACGGGCCGAGCACATGCCGTTCATCCAGTCCAAACTCGTCGAAATTCCCAGCGCGTCGAACGTGTTGGGTGTCAAGGGCATCGGCGAATCCGGCACCATCGGAACGCCTGCCGCGGTCGTCAATGCCATTCTCGATGCCGTGCGCCCTCTCGGTGTCACCGATCTCCAGATGCCCGTGACCGCTGGCCGTCTTTGGGATGCGATCCATTCGGCTGCCAGCCAACGCGATGAAATGAAAGGAAAACAATCATGA
- a CDS encoding alpha/beta fold hydrolase yields MFVSVNDHNLHVALHGNPRDPALVLLHSLGTSHDVWQEQAYAFSETHYVICPDFRGHGLSDLSRTPVTVEVLAADVVGLLSKLGVQGFHLAGISIGGMVAQSVAATLAERARTLTVFDSSIVSLAPQMWKDRAAKIRADGLASIASGVLARWITPAAVDTPHGRGLATMLARMSSEGYAAGCDALAVADCRQDATRLTMPVSVAVGELDEATPPAAGKALADAIAGSRFTIIEGGAHIPLFERAQAVNAILAQSIREP; encoded by the coding sequence ATGTTCGTTAGCGTCAACGATCACAATCTTCATGTCGCCCTGCACGGCAACCCGCGCGACCCAGCGTTGGTTCTGCTTCATTCGCTCGGCACATCGCATGATGTCTGGCAGGAGCAGGCGTACGCTTTCAGCGAAACACATTACGTCATCTGTCCGGATTTTCGCGGCCACGGGCTCAGCGATCTGTCCCGCACACCCGTCACCGTCGAGGTGCTTGCGGCAGATGTTGTCGGTCTGTTGTCTAAGCTCGGCGTGCAGGGCTTTCATCTGGCCGGTATTTCCATCGGCGGTATGGTTGCGCAGTCCGTGGCGGCCACTTTGGCAGAGCGTGCGAGGACATTGACCGTGTTCGATAGCAGCATCGTCAGTCTCGCCCCACAAATGTGGAAGGACCGGGCGGCCAAGATCCGCGCCGATGGACTGGCGTCTATCGCCAGCGGCGTTCTGGCGCGGTGGATCACGCCGGCAGCCGTCGACACACCGCATGGCCGGGGCCTTGCCACCATGCTCGCCCGCATGTCGTCGGAAGGCTACGCCGCCGGTTGCGATGCGCTCGCCGTGGCCGATTGCCGCCAGGACGCCACGCGCCTGACCATGCCGGTTTCGGTCGCCGTGGGCGAACTGGATGAAGCCACGCCGCCTGCTGCGGGCAAAGCGCTGGCGGATGCCATTGCCGGTTCCCGCTTCACCATCATCGAAGGAGGCGCCCACATTCCGCTTTTCGAGCGGGCGCAGGCCGTCAACGCCATTCTCGCACAGTCGATCCGGGAGCCTTGA
- a CDS encoding FAD-dependent monooxygenase produces MAEKRKALIIGGGIAGMSAGIALCEAGLTVDLCDQDPQWRVYGAGITITGPTLRAMGRLGILDAVLEHGYTADGIDICSVDGKPLFSIDTRNDALGDIPTAGGILRPTLHRIMSERLLALNPKVMLGVTVEAIEWQGDLAAVRLSNGASATYDLVVGADGIYSRTRQQMFETAPLPRYAGQMCWRLMMERHPSIVRRTFFLGGPAKVGLNPVAPDQMYMFYLEAQSEPVWRNEADQYVVLRDLLQSYGGILREVADGLDARSNIICRPLETVLAGETWLRGNTVLIGDAAHATTPQLASGAGMGIEDGLVLGEEIARQPHVPTALQSFMQRRYARCKLVVDSSLEISRLERERAAPEAQTAVVEKALAALNEEF; encoded by the coding sequence ATGGCTGAGAAACGCAAGGCGCTCATCATCGGCGGCGGTATTGCGGGCATGTCGGCGGGCATTGCACTTTGCGAGGCAGGCCTTACCGTTGATCTCTGCGACCAGGACCCGCAATGGCGGGTCTACGGGGCGGGCATCACCATTACCGGTCCCACGCTTCGGGCCATGGGCCGGCTCGGCATTCTCGATGCGGTGCTTGAACATGGCTACACTGCCGATGGGATCGACATCTGCTCTGTCGACGGCAAGCCATTGTTCAGCATCGATACGCGCAACGATGCCCTCGGCGACATTCCGACTGCCGGCGGCATCCTGCGGCCGACACTTCATCGCATCATGTCGGAGCGTCTGCTGGCCTTGAACCCCAAGGTCATGCTTGGCGTCACGGTGGAAGCAATCGAGTGGCAAGGCGATCTTGCCGCTGTGCGGTTGAGCAACGGTGCCTCTGCGACCTACGATCTGGTGGTGGGGGCCGATGGCATCTATTCGCGAACCCGCCAGCAAATGTTCGAGACTGCGCCCTTGCCCCGTTATGCGGGGCAAATGTGTTGGCGGCTGATGATGGAGCGCCATCCCTCCATCGTGCGGCGCACTTTCTTTCTCGGCGGGCCTGCGAAGGTCGGCCTCAATCCGGTCGCGCCGGATCAGATGTACATGTTCTACCTGGAGGCCCAGTCAGAGCCGGTGTGGCGCAACGAGGCGGATCAGTATGTGGTGCTTCGAGACCTGCTGCAGAGCTATGGCGGCATTCTGCGCGAGGTGGCGGACGGTCTGGATGCGCGTTCCAACATCATCTGTCGCCCGCTGGAGACGGTTCTGGCCGGTGAGACCTGGTTGCGTGGAAATACCGTCCTGATCGGTGACGCCGCCCACGCCACAACCCCGCAGCTGGCATCCGGTGCCGGAATGGGCATCGAGGACGGTCTGGTGCTGGGCGAGGAAATAGCCCGGCAGCCACATGTTCCCACCGCGCTTCAAAGCTTCATGCAGCGCCGCTACGCGCGCTGCAAACTGGTCGTCGATTCCTCTCTGGAAATCAGCCGCCTGGAGCGTGAACGAGCGGCCCCGGAAGCGCAGACGGCGGTGGTTGAAAAGGCGCTTGCCGCGCTTAATGAGGAGTTTTGA
- a CDS encoding 2,3-dihydroxyphenylpropionate 1,2-dioxygenase produces MAELTGIYTASHTPVMLNFPDRIPADLRTEIFGAYEAMGRDFESGKPDALVVLSNDHLHNFFLNNFPALCIGVGESYESPIEHWLKAKRRVFAGNQAFGAYLLQEALQADFDPSFSMEMVLDHGSLTPLELAGLDPDLPIVPILFNCVQPPMPTMRRCYQFGKFLGDAIRRYDGVERVAILATGGISHDIATPRMGMVNREFDETLLQLLEAGDPDAVVKYATEQVHTAGNGAEEIRMWMAAMGAAGGLPFRRAYYRAVNDWYTGIGIGHFGQSELAAATGNHG; encoded by the coding sequence ATGGCTGAACTGACCGGAATCTATACGGCGAGCCACACACCCGTCATGCTGAATTTCCCGGATCGTATTCCGGCGGATCTGCGCACCGAAATCTTCGGTGCCTATGAGGCCATGGGCCGCGATTTCGAATCCGGCAAGCCGGATGCACTGGTTGTTCTTTCCAACGACCATCTGCACAACTTCTTCCTGAATAACTTCCCGGCTCTGTGCATCGGCGTGGGTGAAAGCTATGAGAGCCCGATCGAACATTGGTTGAAGGCCAAGCGGCGGGTGTTTGCCGGAAATCAGGCCTTTGGTGCCTATCTCCTGCAGGAGGCCCTGCAGGCGGATTTCGATCCTTCTTTCTCCATGGAAATGGTGCTGGATCACGGCTCGCTCACCCCGCTCGAACTTGCGGGGCTGGACCCGGATCTGCCGATTGTACCGATCCTCTTCAATTGCGTGCAGCCGCCCATGCCCACCATGCGCCGTTGCTACCAGTTCGGCAAATTCCTGGGCGATGCCATCCGCCGCTATGATGGCGTCGAGCGCGTGGCGATTCTGGCAACCGGCGGTATCAGCCATGACATCGCTACCCCGCGCATGGGCATGGTCAACCGCGAATTTGATGAAACCCTGCTCCAGCTTCTCGAAGCAGGCGATCCGGATGCCGTGGTCAAATATGCGACCGAGCAGGTCCATACGGCGGGCAACGGTGCCGAAGAGATCCGCATGTGGATGGCGGCCATGGGTGCCGCTGGCGGTCTTCCCTTCCGGCGTGCCTACTATCGCGCCGTGAATGATTGGTACACCGGCATCGGTATCGGTCATTTCGGCCAGAGCGAACTCGCAGCCGCGACGGGCAACCATGGCTGA
- a CDS encoding subunit of meta cleavage enzyme, whose amino-acid sequence MSNWRLMMPTTEAYLLDKVLYELHHKPDDLAAYNADKDAYLARFKLTPDMAAMISGNDVAGLYEAGVNPYLLRAHCIGVRIPEDVSLAALRSLMKEGDDKWLN is encoded by the coding sequence ATGAGCAACTGGCGGCTGATGATGCCAACCACGGAGGCCTATCTGCTGGATAAGGTTCTCTATGAACTCCACCACAAGCCGGATGATCTGGCCGCATACAATGCGGACAAGGATGCCTATCTGGCGCGGTTCAAGCTCACCCCGGACATGGCTGCCATGATCAGCGGCAACGACGTGGCCGGTCTCTACGAGGCGGGGGTCAACCCTTATCTGCTGCGTGCCCACTGCATCGGTGTGCGCATCCCCGAAGACGTATCGCTCGCGGCTCTGCGCAGCCTGATGAAAGAAGGAGACGACAAATGGCTGAACTGA
- a CDS encoding alpha/beta hydrolase family protein, producing the protein MSAPTGELTGPRSLENAKAWMRDRLAKRIHPLGLTDPQATLQTMDTLEGLDGARWAKAWIATGNAFNAKADAFLSSGDTAAARDAYYQAYGFYFLGRFPCPNHPDKEESYRLELEAYAKFGALADPPIQPVSLPFDAPDALSNEIRFYLRKPAGVEKPPVVIMWGGVDAWKEEMTELSSQLVAAGIATIAMDNVGTGQSPIKARSNGEIQFAPVIDWVMQAADLDGSRIALIGRSFGGHWATKLAHLMPEKLRCAVNWGGGVHYMFQPEWVEASRYPDSYLMELVETRSRMLGARNDAEYVEGFRVLSLLDQGLLSQPCAPLLLVNGKEDKQCPIADIHLLLEHGSPKSVRLFPGGHMGFGPHTVPTIVSWVGNYLK; encoded by the coding sequence ATGTCGGCACCGACTGGTGAATTGACAGGACCACGATCACTGGAAAACGCAAAGGCGTGGATGCGCGATCGTCTTGCCAAGCGCATCCATCCACTGGGGCTGACGGATCCGCAAGCCACGCTGCAAACCATGGATACACTGGAAGGCCTGGATGGGGCGCGCTGGGCAAAGGCATGGATCGCCACCGGAAATGCCTTTAACGCGAAGGCAGACGCTTTCCTTTCCTCCGGCGATACGGCTGCCGCAAGAGATGCCTATTATCAAGCTTATGGCTTCTATTTCCTTGGACGCTTTCCATGCCCGAACCATCCGGACAAAGAAGAAAGCTACCGTCTGGAGCTTGAAGCCTACGCCAAATTTGGCGCGCTTGCCGATCCGCCGATCCAGCCGGTCAGCCTTCCCTTCGATGCGCCGGACGCGCTTTCCAACGAGATCCGGTTTTATCTGCGCAAGCCAGCCGGTGTCGAAAAGCCACCTGTCGTCATCATGTGGGGTGGTGTGGATGCCTGGAAGGAGGAGATGACCGAGCTTTCCAGCCAGCTCGTCGCGGCTGGTATTGCCACCATTGCCATGGATAACGTCGGGACCGGCCAGTCGCCGATCAAGGCGCGTTCCAATGGTGAAATCCAGTTCGCGCCGGTCATCGATTGGGTCATGCAGGCGGCAGATCTCGATGGAAGCCGTATTGCGCTGATCGGGCGGTCTTTCGGCGGGCACTGGGCCACCAAGCTCGCGCATCTCATGCCGGAAAAGCTGCGTTGCGCGGTCAACTGGGGCGGCGGCGTGCATTACATGTTCCAACCGGAATGGGTGGAAGCGTCCCGTTATCCTGACAGTTACCTGATGGAACTGGTCGAAACTCGCAGCCGCATGCTGGGGGCGAGGAACGATGCCGAATATGTGGAAGGCTTCCGGGTTCTTTCGCTGCTGGATCAGGGCCTTCTTTCGCAGCCTTGCGCTCCGCTTCTGCTGGTGAATGGCAAGGAGGACAAGCAGTGCCCGATTGCCGACATCCACCTGCTGCTGGAGCACGGCAGCCCGAAATCTGTCCGCCTGTTCCCAGGCGGCCATATGGGCTTTGGCCCGCACACGGTTCCCACGATCGTTTCGTGGGTCGGCAATTACCTGAAATGA
- a CDS encoding 3-keto-5-aminohexanoate cleavage protein, with protein MDTLNAAASNGRGAAIAVAPNGGRRPKADHPALPLSPAELAECAAECLEAGASMIHIHVRDDAGRHCLDVGRYHAAIAAIRARVSDRLIIQVTTEALGLFTPAEQVALVRTLHPEACSIALREIVPDAAHERDFAHLLEWMRRERILPQIILYDRADLKRLEDMLRRGLIPAQDIPVLFVLGRYTKHQQSSPADIQEFLKASHSFAHWSMCAFGQDEAACAVSAALLGGNVRLGFENNLLLPNGTVAANNAALIAPVRESLRLLGRNLETAEMQRAALETIW; from the coding sequence ATGGACACGTTGAATGCGGCGGCCAGCAATGGCCGTGGCGCCGCGATCGCTGTTGCGCCCAATGGCGGACGTCGGCCGAAAGCCGATCATCCGGCCCTGCCGCTCTCGCCTGCCGAGCTTGCGGAATGTGCTGCGGAATGCCTTGAGGCAGGCGCAAGTATGATCCACATTCACGTGCGCGATGATGCGGGGCGTCATTGTCTGGATGTAGGGCGCTACCACGCCGCCATTGCCGCCATTCGCGCAAGAGTGTCGGATCGTCTGATCATTCAAGTGACGACAGAGGCGCTGGGTCTTTTCACGCCTGCCGAGCAGGTGGCGCTGGTGCGCACGCTGCATCCCGAAGCCTGTTCCATTGCTTTGCGCGAAATCGTGCCGGATGCCGCGCATGAACGCGATTTTGCGCACTTGCTCGAATGGATGCGGCGCGAGCGCATCTTGCCGCAAATCATTCTCTACGACCGGGCAGACCTTAAGCGGTTGGAAGACATGCTGCGGCGCGGGCTGATCCCCGCGCAGGACATTCCGGTGCTCTTCGTGCTGGGGCGTTACACCAAGCACCAGCAATCCAGCCCGGCCGACATTCAAGAATTCCTCAAAGCATCACACAGCTTTGCCCATTGGAGCATGTGCGCATTCGGACAGGATGAGGCCGCCTGTGCGGTCAGCGCCGCGCTTTTGGGTGGCAATGTTCGCCTCGGCTTTGAAAACAACCTTCTTCTGCCCAATGGCACCGTGGCGGCAAACAATGCGGCGCTGATTGCTCCTGTGCGGGAAAGCCTGCGCCTGTTGGGCCGCAATCTTGAAACAGCTGAAATGCAGCGTGCGGCGCTGGAGACAATCTGGTGA
- a CDS encoding TetR/AcrR family transcriptional regulator: MKRESLREKNKEDKLLRIKKAAIDLFLSKGFDDSTTREIAAKAGVGMGTVFVYAETKRDLLFLIVNDGLEACVADARATIRPEYSLLRNLLIILRRHYQYFAENPVLSRAALREMYFYQSGKQAERFNRTRHALRHLLIDLIREALEKGIITSTEEPELIAQTVFAIYQVDLRIWLSEDRLDLEGGTDRLRRQIEIVLKGLSPQPSALALPA; encoded by the coding sequence ATGAAACGCGAGAGCCTGCGTGAAAAAAACAAGGAAGATAAGCTTCTCCGTATCAAGAAAGCCGCCATTGACTTGTTTTTATCCAAAGGATTCGACGATTCGACAACCCGTGAGATCGCCGCAAAGGCCGGTGTCGGCATGGGAACGGTGTTCGTTTATGCAGAAACGAAACGCGACCTTCTGTTCCTGATCGTCAACGACGGGCTTGAAGCCTGTGTGGCGGATGCTCGTGCTACGATCCGCCCGGAATACTCACTGTTACGCAACCTGTTGATCATCCTGCGACGGCACTACCAGTATTTTGCAGAAAATCCGGTGCTGTCGCGAGCGGCGCTGCGTGAGATGTATTTCTACCAGTCCGGCAAGCAGGCGGAACGGTTTAACCGCACACGTCACGCCCTGCGTCATCTGCTGATCGATCTCATTCGTGAAGCGCTGGAAAAGGGCATCATCACGTCTACGGAAGAGCCGGAGTTGATCGCCCAGACCGTGTTTGCCATCTACCAGGTCGATCTGCGCATCTGGCTGTCGGAGGACCGGCTGGATCTCGAAGGGGGCACGGATCGGCTGCGGCGGCAGATTGAAATCGTGTTGAAAGGCCTTTCTCCCCAGCCCTCTGCACTGGCGCTTCCCGCATAA
- a CDS encoding amidohydrolase family protein — MCENCNMPKLNMTRRHSLAALGAGLLSPFVAAALPKQAAAEGVVGTVQSGREIVIRGGYVLPVDPAMKDLVKGDVHIKDGEIVAVAERIDVPAAEVIDATDMIVMPGFVDTHWHMWDGIWRGLVNDATDYFNRHDLLPHYSVEDHHTAVQYAALEAINAGFTTCHNWAHGLRNYDDVEAELSALVETGIRAKLSYSGVIRNVPTPVADLQRALDWIAANGKGRLGLGMTLDGAGEHFKPQVQVARQLGLRPITDHGSFMAFPDLIGPEFIFTHGPGIAPEAVALIAGKKLGVALCPATDPMIGAGLPPVYALLQGGVDLDNISCSIDVTCQSPADPFANLRTLVNSGRIQQVEANNLTGDLLGIAKKGLQWAFSYRDAIRVGTLSGAHVLGLSDQIGSLTPGKRADVILVRTDEPNMLPAANTNPAFQIVQHAVPANVDTVIIDGIIRKRGGKLTGVDVHAVVEKAARAQEAIRKRANLPTVDNTL; from the coding sequence ATGTGCGAAAACTGCAACATGCCTAAATTGAATATGACGCGTCGGCATAGCCTGGCAGCTTTGGGCGCCGGTCTCCTCAGCCCGTTTGTCGCAGCGGCTCTGCCTAAACAGGCCGCGGCGGAAGGAGTTGTCGGCACGGTCCAATCGGGCCGCGAGATCGTGATCCGGGGTGGATATGTCCTGCCTGTCGATCCTGCCATGAAGGATTTGGTCAAAGGCGACGTTCATATCAAGGACGGCGAAATCGTTGCCGTTGCCGAGCGGATCGATGTACCAGCCGCAGAGGTTATTGATGCGACCGACATGATTGTTATGCCTGGGTTCGTGGATACCCATTGGCACATGTGGGATGGCATCTGGCGCGGTCTTGTCAACGACGCGACGGATTACTTCAACCGCCACGACTTGCTTCCGCATTACAGCGTGGAAGACCATCACACGGCCGTTCAATATGCCGCGTTGGAAGCCATCAATGCAGGGTTTACGACCTGTCACAACTGGGCGCATGGCCTGCGGAACTATGATGACGTCGAAGCCGAGCTATCCGCACTCGTGGAAACCGGTATTCGCGCAAAACTGAGCTATTCCGGTGTCATTCGCAATGTGCCGACCCCCGTTGCCGATCTTCAACGCGCACTGGACTGGATTGCTGCCAACGGAAAGGGCCGGCTTGGACTCGGCATGACACTGGACGGTGCAGGCGAGCATTTCAAACCGCAGGTTCAGGTGGCTCGTCAACTTGGCCTACGGCCGATCACCGATCATGGAAGCTTCATGGCGTTTCCGGATCTCATCGGGCCGGAGTTCATCTTTACACATGGTCCAGGTATCGCACCGGAAGCTGTTGCCCTCATCGCCGGTAAGAAGTTGGGGGTCGCGCTTTGCCCTGCAACTGATCCGATGATCGGCGCAGGACTGCCGCCGGTCTACGCCTTGCTTCAGGGCGGCGTGGACCTGGACAATATCAGCTGCAGCATCGATGTGACGTGCCAGTCGCCTGCCGATCCGTTTGCCAATCTCAGAACTCTGGTGAATTCCGGCCGTATCCAGCAGGTTGAGGCAAACAATCTGACCGGTGACCTCCTGGGGATCGCCAAGAAGGGACTACAATGGGCCTTCAGCTATCGAGATGCCATTCGTGTTGGCACCTTGAGCGGCGCTCATGTGTTGGGGCTTTCGGATCAGATCGGCTCTCTGACGCCGGGCAAGAGAGCGGACGTCATTCTCGTGCGTACCGATGAGCCCAACATGTTGCCCGCCGCCAACACCAATCCGGCGTTCCAGATCGTCCAGCATGCGGTTCCCGCCAATGTCGACACCGTCATTATCGATGGAATAATCCGGAAACGCGGGGGCAAGCTGACCGGCGTCGATGTCCATGCCGTCGTTGAAAAGGCAGCGCGGGCTCAGGAAGCCATTCGCAAGCGGGCCAACTTGCCGACGGTTGATAACACTCTCTGA
- a CDS encoding LysR family transcriptional regulator, giving the protein MRYRGLDLNLLVALDALLRTQNVSRAASAVHVTQPAMSSSLARLRAYFGDPLLITRSGKSVLSPLAQTLAIPVSEMLRTIDRTIITQPSFDPSVDSRSFSLLAADTVVAGFLAKALQHISQLAPNLCLDVATPHGDLLERLDAGRVDLIIAPEVHCSPNHPKELLLEEDHRVIACRKTFAPDVLTLEQYAEADHVEVFVGASQRPYLPERLFSAHGFTRRISVKLDNFSLVPFFLSGTERLATFPGKTAELYMSSADLKLIDPPFLIPPARLVMQWHSRANADQGLNWLRTTIRQHLEAEERQYKSGLYRLAL; this is encoded by the coding sequence ATGAGATATCGTGGGCTTGATCTCAATCTGTTGGTGGCTCTGGATGCGTTACTGAGGACACAGAACGTTTCACGGGCAGCCAGTGCCGTTCATGTTACCCAGCCGGCGATGAGCTCTTCGCTGGCGCGGCTCAGAGCGTATTTCGGCGACCCCTTGCTGATTACCCGCAGCGGCAAATCCGTTCTTTCACCTTTGGCCCAAACGCTGGCGATCCCGGTTTCCGAGATGCTCCGGACCATTGATCGGACGATCATCACTCAGCCGTCGTTTGACCCGAGCGTCGATAGCAGGAGTTTCAGCCTTTTGGCCGCAGATACCGTCGTTGCGGGATTTCTGGCAAAGGCGCTCCAGCACATTTCTCAACTCGCGCCCAATCTCTGCCTGGACGTTGCGACGCCGCACGGAGACTTGTTGGAGCGGCTGGACGCCGGCCGTGTCGATTTGATCATCGCTCCAGAGGTTCATTGTTCACCGAACCATCCCAAAGAACTGCTCCTCGAAGAGGATCATCGCGTCATTGCCTGCCGCAAAACCTTCGCGCCGGACGTCCTGACCCTGGAGCAATACGCTGAAGCAGATCACGTGGAGGTTTTTGTCGGCGCTTCTCAACGGCCGTATCTGCCCGAGCGTTTGTTTTCCGCCCACGGCTTCACGCGGCGGATATCCGTGAAGCTGGATAACTTTTCCCTTGTGCCGTTTTTTCTGTCGGGCACGGAGCGTCTTGCCACATTCCCGGGAAAAACAGCCGAGTTGTACATGTCTTCTGCAGATCTGAAGCTGATTGATCCCCCCTTTCTCATTCCGCCCGCCCGGCTCGTCATGCAATGGCATTCGCGCGCCAATGCCGATCAAGGGCTCAACTGGCTGCGCACCACCATCAGGCAGCATCTTGAGGCCGAAGAGAGGCAGTATAAGTCCGGCTTATACCGCCTCGCGCTGTAA